A window from Culex pipiens pallens isolate TS chromosome 3, TS_CPP_V2, whole genome shotgun sequence encodes these proteins:
- the LOC120413050 gene encoding putative metabolite transport protein HI_1104 → MQTLADKLRFLYKPYVLAVLTIGYIAGELGHYLIGVTSKATAIELDYGDHACQQNHTEVERHLLSKQCADVILEHECHQQLHNGTLYCEWNYNGLGLEYQLLAGPSFIAVFTVMGVVLGFAADRFNRVRMLTVCTLVFGLAIIFQGTVQEYWQLILLRMVMAAGEAGCNPLATGIMSDIFPESKRALVMAIFNWGIYGGYGIAFPVGRYITKLDIWGQGWRICYYGTGVLALLMAVLTGTTLKEPERQSIGEENEAKAKVPLVKVLMQPRVILLMIAASIRHCGGMTFAYNADLYYNIYFPDVDLGWWLFAVTIGIGSIGVVIGGIVSDKFVAKMGIRSRVACLAISQLIATPFAFGSVYYEPLWAMITLGISYFFAEMWFGIVFAVLVEIVPLQVRSTTIGVFLFVMNNIGGNLPILVDPLAKAIGYRGSVMFFYAGFYGLSTILFFITMFFMDGPVKATAPEVTERNQVEMGHENNTFQPDDFINGINGGAPKTNGHNILNVRPSESSRL, encoded by the exons atgcaaactcTCGCGGATAAGCTACGCTTCCTGTACAAACCGTACGTCCTGGCGGTGCTGACCATCGGCTACATAGCTGGCGAGCTGGGTCACTACCTGATCGGAGTAACGTCCAAAGCGACGGCCATCGAGCTGGACTATGGAGATCACGCGTGTCAGCAGAACCACACCGAAGTCGAGCGGCATCTGCTTTCGAAACAGTGTGCCGACGTTATCCTCGAGCATGA ATGCCACCAGCAGCTTCACAACGGGACGCTGTACTGCGAATGGAACTACAACGGGCTGGGCCTCGAGTACCAGCTGCTGGCCGGTCCGAGCTTCATTGCCGTGTTCACGGTGATGGGTGTCGTGTTGGGCTTCGCCGCCGATCGCTTCAACCGTGTTCGCATGTTGACGGTCTGCACGCTGGTCTTCGGGCTGGCCATCATCTTCCAGGGTACCGTCCAGGAGTACTGGCAGTTGATTCTGCTGCGTATGGTGATGGCAGCGGGGGAGGCCGGCTGCAATCCGTTGGCCACCGGAATTATGAGCGATATCTTCCCGGAGAGCAAGCGTGCGCTGGTGATGGCCATTTTCAACTGGGGAATCTATGGCGGGTATGGGATTGCTTTTCCGGTGGGTCGTTACATCACGAAGCTGGACATTTGGGGTCAGGGATGGCGCATCTGCTACTACGGAACCGGAGTGCTGGCTCTGTTGATGGCCGTTTTGACTGGGACTACGCTGAAGGAACCGGAACGGCAGAGCATCGGCGAGGAAAATGAGGCAAAGGCCAAGGTTCCGCTGGTGAAGGTGCTGATGCAGCCACGTGTTATCTTGCTTATGATTGCGGCCTCGATCCGTCACTGCGGTGGAATGACCTTCGCTTATAATGCTGATTTGTACTACAACATCTACTTCCCCGACGTGGACCTTGGCTGGTGGCTGTTTGCCGTGACGATCGGAATCGGCAGCATTGGTGTGGTGATTGGTGGAATTGTTTCCGATAAGTTTGTGGCCAAGATGGGAATCCGGTCGCGTGTTGCTTGCCTGGCCATCAGCCAGCTGATTGCCACTCCGTTCGCCTTCGGATCCGTGTACTACGAGCCACTGTGGGCAATGATCACGCTCGGAATCAGCTACTTCTTTG CCGAAATGTGGTTCGGAATCGTGTTCGCGGTGCTGGTAGAAATCGTCCCGCTGCAGGTCCGCTCGACCACCATCGGCGTGTTCCTGTTCGTGATGAACAACATCGGCGGCAACCTGCCCATCCTGGTCGACCCCCTGGCCAAGGCCATCGGCTACCGTGGCTCCGTCATGTTCTTCTACGCCGGATTCTACGGCCTCAGCACGATTCTGTTCTTCATCACGATGTTCTTCATGGACGGACCGGTCAAGGCGACGGCTCCGGAAGTCACCGAGCGCAACCAGGTCGAGATGGGCCACGAGAACAACACCTTCCAGCCGGACGACTTCATCAACGGCATCAACGGCGGTGCGCCCAAAACCAACGGACACAACATCCTGAACGTGAGGCCCTCGGAAAGTAGCAGACTGTAG